One Candidatus Binataceae bacterium DNA window includes the following coding sequences:
- a CDS encoding TauD/TfdA family dioxygenase: MTDWRHISVKRIAGALGAEVEGADLANLTDAAFAEIHAASLEHQVLFFRDQEITRDQHKAFGRRFGALQIHPFEQPLKAQGHPEFVVFHSSTKYPYVAEAWHSDVTFLEKPSLGSILRCVVAPPFGGDTMWTSMYAAYEALSHKMQRFLSDLTAIHNMMRVFSMVEYRNEGITSEETAALRRSSAEHPVVRTHPETGRKGLFVNSHFTASIKGMKASESTMLLSFLYRHIETPDFNCRFRWRANSVAMWDNRCTQHRAVADNPAVERYLERVTIEGDRPF; the protein is encoded by the coding sequence GTGACTGATTGGCGCCATATTTCTGTAAAGCGGATCGCGGGAGCGCTGGGCGCCGAGGTTGAGGGAGCCGATCTGGCAAATCTCACCGATGCGGCATTTGCAGAGATTCACGCCGCATCTCTCGAACACCAGGTGCTGTTCTTTCGTGACCAGGAGATAACCCGGGATCAGCACAAAGCCTTTGGCCGGCGATTCGGTGCGCTGCAGATTCATCCCTTCGAGCAGCCGCTCAAAGCGCAAGGCCATCCGGAATTCGTGGTCTTTCATAGCAGCACCAAGTATCCGTACGTTGCCGAGGCCTGGCACAGTGACGTGACCTTTCTCGAAAAGCCATCGCTGGGCTCGATTCTGCGCTGCGTGGTCGCGCCCCCCTTCGGGGGTGACACGATGTGGACGAGCATGTACGCGGCTTACGAGGCGCTCTCCCACAAGATGCAGCGCTTCCTGTCCGACCTCACCGCGATTCACAACATGATGCGGGTTTTCTCAATGGTCGAGTATCGAAACGAAGGGATCACGTCCGAAGAGACGGCGGCGCTGCGAAGATCCTCCGCGGAGCATCCCGTTGTCCGCACTCATCCCGAAACAGGGCGCAAGGGACTGTTCGTCAACTCGCACTTCACGGCTTCGATCAAAGGAATGAAGGCCTCGGAGAGCACGATGCTCTTGAGTTTCCTTTACCGCCATATAGAGACGCCGGATTTCAACTGTCGCTTCCGCTGGCGCGCCAACTCGGTCGCGATGTGGGACAACCGATGCACGCAGCATCGCGCGGTTGCCGACAATCCGGCGGTTGAACGATATCTCGAAAGAGTCACGATCGAAGGCGACCGGCCCTTCTGA
- a CDS encoding BolA/IbaG family iron-sulfur metabolism protein, with protein MDPKEIEQMIATALPGSQVEVKDYTGGGDHFEALVVSPAFEGKTLVERHQMIYGALGDAMRVRVHALTLKTLTPAQYETRR; from the coding sequence ATGGATCCGAAAGAGATCGAGCAGATGATCGCGACGGCGTTGCCCGGCTCGCAGGTCGAGGTGAAGGACTACACCGGCGGCGGCGATCATTTCGAGGCGCTGGTCGTGAGCCCCGCGTTCGAGGGCAAGACCCTCGTCGAGCGTCATCAGATGATCTATGGTGCGCTCGGCGACGCGATGCGCGTGCGGGTTCATGCGCTCACGCTGAAGACGCTCACGCCAGCACAATACGAAACCCGGAGGTAG
- the grxD gene encoding Grx4 family monothiol glutaredoxin produces MADINQQIDQAVRKNKIMIFMKGTRNFPQCGFSAATVQVFENLGVPFETADVLADQELREGVKQYSNWPTIPQVFIDGKFVGGCDIIRELYETGELETMVKAAVGTSAPQ; encoded by the coding sequence ATGGCTGATATCAACCAACAGATCGACCAGGCGGTTCGCAAGAACAAGATCATGATCTTCATGAAGGGCACGCGGAACTTTCCGCAGTGCGGATTCTCGGCCGCCACCGTCCAGGTATTCGAGAACCTCGGCGTGCCGTTCGAGACTGCCGACGTGCTCGCCGACCAGGAGTTGCGCGAGGGCGTCAAGCAATACAGCAACTGGCCGACGATTCCGCAGGTCTTCATCGACGGCAAGTTCGTCGGCGGCTGCGACATCATCCGCGAGCTCTACGAGACCGGCGAGCTGGAGACGATGGTGAAGGCCGCAGTCGGCACCAGCGCGCCGCAGTAA
- a CDS encoding tetratricopeptide repeat protein: MNALDAQLAQARSREDRAEAHFQLALFHDNNSREAQAIPHYRSALRAGLKGERRARALAWLASSLYKTGNPQEAVKRLKESARLTSDPALTKFIQGLLRRIERSK; encoded by the coding sequence TTGAATGCGCTCGACGCGCAGCTTGCGCAGGCACGCTCGCGGGAGGATCGCGCCGAGGCCCATTTCCAGCTTGCGCTATTTCACGACAACAATTCGCGCGAGGCCCAGGCGATCCCGCACTACCGCTCGGCGCTGCGCGCGGGCCTGAAAGGCGAGCGACGCGCGCGGGCGCTCGCATGGCTGGCCAGCAGCCTTTATAAGACCGGCAATCCGCAGGAGGCTGTGAAACGCCTTAAGGAGTCAGCACGACTCACGTCCGATCCCGCCCTGACCAAGTTCATTCAGGGCTTGCTCCGCAGAATCGAACGCTCGAAGTGA
- a CDS encoding alpha/beta hydrolase, which yields MLTEQEKSFLDALAKAPVPGSIADLRKMMESFAPMMNQNPPEVGAFHEDVELRPGLRADIAVPKGAGPHPVVVYLHGGGWVAGSPKSHRKLGMQFADAGYLTINVDYRLAPEHPFPAGLDDCVFAIKWAGQNAAKYHGDSNRIAVGGDSAGGNLTAASVTSLAAENYSGPKPRAALLIYGLFDFPAQLKASGGNAMITEMTKAYAGSAYPDILKDPRVSPIFAVKPGALPPSFVVCGTADTLVSDSRTMAEALKRADIRHEVHIYDDIPHGFLQMDNLSACRDAFGKMVDFLKRTI from the coding sequence ATGCTAACCGAACAGGAAAAGAGTTTTCTCGACGCACTCGCGAAAGCGCCGGTTCCCGGCAGTATCGCCGACCTGCGCAAGATGATGGAAAGCTTCGCGCCGATGATGAATCAGAATCCGCCCGAGGTTGGCGCTTTCCATGAGGACGTGGAGCTGCGGCCGGGACTGCGCGCTGATATCGCCGTGCCGAAAGGCGCGGGACCTCATCCGGTGGTCGTCTATCTGCACGGCGGCGGATGGGTTGCGGGCAGCCCCAAGTCGCATCGCAAGCTCGGGATGCAATTCGCAGACGCCGGCTATCTCACGATCAACGTCGATTACCGCCTCGCGCCAGAGCATCCGTTTCCCGCCGGCCTCGACGATTGTGTTTTCGCGATCAAGTGGGCCGGACAGAACGCGGCGAAATATCATGGGGATTCAAATCGGATCGCAGTCGGCGGCGATTCCGCCGGCGGCAATCTCACGGCCGCATCGGTTACGTCACTCGCGGCTGAGAATTACAGCGGTCCCAAGCCGCGCGCGGCGCTTTTGATTTATGGACTTTTCGATTTTCCGGCGCAGCTCAAGGCTTCGGGCGGCAATGCGATGATCACGGAGATGACGAAGGCATACGCGGGCAGCGCCTATCCCGACATTCTCAAGGATCCGCGCGTGAGCCCGATCTTCGCCGTCAAGCCGGGCGCGCTGCCGCCATCGTTTGTCGTATGCGGCACGGCAGACACGCTGGTCAGCGATTCGCGCACGATGGCCGAGGCGCTGAAGCGCGCCGATATCCGTCACGAGGTACATATCTACGACGACATCCCGCACGGCTTCCTGCAGATGGACAATCTGTCAGCGTGTCGGGACGCATTCGGCAAGATGGTGGATTTCCTGAAACGAACGATCTGA
- a CDS encoding class I SAM-dependent methyltransferase yields the protein MSEWFDDDSFWQNFEGWMFSPERIADARAEVERMVALLGIAGGARVLDLCCGVGRHSLEFARRGFLVTGVDRTRSYLEKARTAAAKEKLVIEFVESDMREFARPDTFDGAINFFTAFGYFDDPDDELKVARNLCASLNPGGRLLIDLVGKEIIARDFRPRDFNRRGDVIMLEERRLLDGWKRLDCKWTLIRGDERHESTLSLRLYSGAEVETLLRSAGFTKVELYGGLSAKPYDQSAQRLIAVATK from the coding sequence ATGAGCGAGTGGTTCGATGACGACAGCTTCTGGCAGAACTTCGAGGGCTGGATGTTCTCGCCGGAGCGGATTGCTGATGCGCGCGCCGAAGTGGAGCGGATGGTCGCGCTGCTCGGAATCGCGGGCGGGGCGCGCGTGCTCGATTTGTGCTGCGGCGTCGGCAGGCATTCGCTGGAATTCGCACGGCGCGGCTTTCTCGTCACGGGAGTCGATCGAACGCGCTCCTATCTCGAGAAGGCGCGCACTGCGGCTGCAAAGGAAAAGCTGGTGATCGAGTTCGTCGAGTCCGACATGCGCGAGTTCGCGCGGCCCGACACCTTCGATGGCGCGATCAACTTTTTCACCGCGTTCGGCTACTTCGACGATCCGGATGACGAACTGAAAGTCGCGCGCAACCTGTGCGCTTCGCTAAACCCGGGCGGGCGTTTACTCATCGATCTCGTCGGCAAGGAGATCATCGCGCGTGATTTCCGGCCGCGCGACTTCAATCGGCGCGGCGACGTGATCATGCTCGAAGAGCGGCGCCTGCTCGATGGATGGAAACGTCTCGATTGCAAATGGACCTTGATTCGCGGCGACGAGCGCCACGAATCGACGCTGAGCCTGCGTCTCTATTCAGGCGCTGAGGTGGAAACGCTGCTGCGCAGCGCCGGGTTTACGAAAGTTGAGCTGTACGGCGGACTAAGCGCGAAACCCTATGATCAGAGCGCGCAAAGGTTGATCGCTGTCGCTACGAAATGA
- a CDS encoding DUF882 domain-containing protein, which translates to MNHETEAGKGSIVTRRSFLRMGAIAAAQLAVPAVAMAGIRVMARRRVLSFHNLHTGENLSTTYWADGSYFPEELSRIDYILRDFRANEIKPIDRNLLDLLVRLHQKLGTSQPFQIISGYRSPKTNAMLHANSEGVAVHSLHIEGRAIDICIEGRSLETLRAAALSLHSGGVGYYPKSDFVHVDTGRIRWWGGPPPATRII; encoded by the coding sequence ATGAATCACGAGACCGAAGCGGGGAAAGGATCGATCGTAACGCGGCGGAGCTTTCTCAGGATGGGCGCGATTGCGGCCGCCCAGCTTGCGGTGCCTGCCGTGGCGATGGCGGGAATTCGCGTGATGGCGCGGCGCCGCGTGCTCAGCTTCCACAACCTCCACACCGGCGAGAATCTCTCGACGACCTACTGGGCTGACGGCTCCTACTTCCCCGAGGAGCTTTCGCGCATCGACTATATCCTGCGCGATTTCCGCGCCAACGAGATCAAGCCCATCGACCGCAACCTGCTCGACCTGCTGGTGCGGCTCCATCAGAAGCTCGGCACCTCGCAGCCGTTCCAGATCATTTCGGGATACCGCTCGCCCAAGACCAATGCGATGCTTCATGCGAACAGCGAAGGCGTCGCGGTGCACAGCCTGCATATCGAAGGCCGCGCCATCGATATCTGCATCGAAGGCCGCAGCCTCGAGACTCTCCGCGCGGCAGCGCTGTCACTCCACAGTGGAGGCGTCGGCTACTACCCGAAGAGCGACTTCGTCCACGTCGATACCGGGCGTATCCGATGGTGGGGCGGCCCGCCGCCGGCCACGCGGATCATCTAA
- a CDS encoding nitroreductase family protein, translating to MAELGVFEAIHTARALRRFKPDPVPAELIDHVLEAAVCAPSGGNAQDWYFVVITDPEQRRRVGAAYAKASLSIRPYYENRPRPAHMTESEERHLKSSGFYLHEHMHEAPVLLLVCGRNRAPRPGFGNLGEPGARMAVCTTLASIYPAVQNIILACRALGLGTVLTTNHLLCEDEIKAAVGIPDDVHTYALMPIGYPIGNFGLVRRKPLTDVAIHDRWGNPWKS from the coding sequence ATGGCTGAGCTGGGAGTCTTCGAGGCGATTCACACGGCCCGCGCGCTACGAAGATTCAAGCCCGACCCTGTCCCCGCAGAGCTCATCGACCACGTCCTGGAGGCCGCGGTCTGCGCGCCATCCGGCGGCAATGCTCAGGATTGGTACTTCGTCGTGATCACCGACCCCGAGCAACGCCGCCGCGTCGGAGCCGCGTACGCTAAGGCCTCGCTCAGCATCCGTCCTTACTATGAGAATCGTCCGCGGCCCGCGCACATGACCGAATCGGAAGAGCGTCATCTGAAGAGCTCCGGCTTCTATCTGCACGAGCATATGCACGAGGCGCCAGTCCTGCTCCTCGTATGCGGCCGCAATCGCGCTCCGCGGCCGGGGTTTGGCAATCTCGGCGAACCCGGGGCCCGGATGGCCGTCTGCACGACGCTCGCGAGCATCTATCCCGCGGTGCAGAACATCATCCTCGCCTGCCGCGCGCTTGGCCTCGGCACGGTGCTGACGACGAATCACCTGCTGTGCGAGGACGAGATTAAGGCAGCGGTTGGTATCCCGGATGACGTGCACACGTACGCGCTGATGCCGATTGGATATCCGATCGGCAATTTCGGTCTGGTGCGCAGAAAGCCCCTGACCGACGTTGCAATTCACGATCGCTGGGGTAATCCCTGGAAAAGCTGA
- a CDS encoding enoyl-CoA hydratase-related protein: MEFKKILYDKSDRVAKVTLNRPQYRNAQSRVLLEEMDRAFADADADDDIRVIILAGAGDHFSSGHDLGTPEEKADWEARPFGKGVRGEYKRSRYMFLDNTLRWRNLSKPTIAQVQGFCIFGGWMFAAAMDLIVAADDAKFLPSLLQYFSVPYDIPVRKAKEILFQSRFVDANEACELGFVNIVVPRAQLEAETTALATRIAESDRMTLRMLKWAINSAQDEMGYSNFVRNAHSHHMVLGLSGYMQAKLEGKGLPKRMAGVEQALKKGGKDG, translated from the coding sequence ATGGAATTCAAGAAGATTCTCTACGACAAGAGTGATCGCGTCGCCAAGGTCACCCTCAACCGCCCGCAATATCGCAACGCGCAATCGCGCGTGCTGCTCGAGGAGATGGATCGCGCGTTTGCCGATGCCGACGCCGACGACGATATCCGCGTGATCATCCTCGCCGGCGCGGGCGATCATTTTTCATCGGGTCACGATCTGGGCACGCCGGAAGAGAAAGCCGACTGGGAGGCGCGCCCGTTCGGCAAAGGCGTGCGCGGCGAGTACAAGCGCTCGCGCTATATGTTCCTCGACAACACGCTGCGGTGGCGCAACCTCAGCAAGCCGACGATCGCCCAGGTCCAGGGCTTCTGTATCTTCGGCGGATGGATGTTCGCGGCCGCGATGGATCTGATCGTCGCTGCCGATGATGCGAAGTTCCTGCCCTCGCTGCTGCAATACTTCTCCGTGCCCTACGACATCCCAGTGCGCAAGGCCAAGGAGATCCTGTTCCAGAGCCGCTTCGTCGACGCCAACGAGGCGTGCGAGCTGGGCTTCGTCAACATCGTCGTGCCGCGCGCACAGCTCGAGGCCGAAACGACGGCGCTGGCGACTCGCATCGCGGAATCCGATCGCATGACGCTCCGCATGCTGAAGTGGGCGATCAACTCGGCGCAGGACGAGATGGGCTACTCCAACTTCGTGCGCAACGCCCATTCGCATCACATGGTGCTGGGTCTCTCCGGCTATATGCAGGCCAAGCTGGAAGGCAAGGGCCTGCCCAAGCGGATGGCCGGCGTCGAGCAGGCGCTCAAGAAAGGCGGCAAGGATGGCTGA